The Pseudomonas fulva 12-X sequence CAGGCATGGCGCTCGCGGCGGGAGCCTTGCGCAAGCCGGCCGTGGGAACGGCCCATGCCCGTGACGTCGCGCGCATGGCGCGCTCCCACAAGGGCAGTATTTCGTACAAAAAAATCCCCACGCAGAGGGGCATCTGCATGGGGCAACAAGGGCCGACAAAGCGGCCGGGAGGGAAAGGGATACTCAGGACGCCGGCTGCCAGCCGCCGCCCAGTGCCTTGTAGATGGCGACGATGCCCTGGTAAAGCTCGACCTCGGCCTGGGCCTGGCTGTCTTCGGCGGCCAAACGTTCACGCTCGGCGTCGAGCAGCACCAGGAAATCCGCACTGCCTTCACGGTATTGCAGCGCGGCCTGGGCCGCGGCGGCGCGGCTGGCCTCCGACTGGCGTACCAGTGACAACAGACGTTGCTGGCGTTTGCCGTAATCGCTGAAGGCGTTCTCCGACTCTTCCAGGGCCAGCAATACCTGCTGCTCGTAGCTGGCCAGGGCGCCATCGGCATCCGCCTCGGCGCCGCGCAGACGGGCCCGGACGCTGCCCAGGTCGAACGCCGCCCAGCTGATGGTCGGTGCCACGCCCCAGGCGCGCGCCGCCGAGGAGGCGAGTTGCGAACCACGCCCGGCGGTAAAGCCGAGGAAGCCGGACAGGCTGACCCGCGGGAACAGGTCCGCGGTGGCCACGCCAACCTGGGCAGTGGCGGCTGCCAGCTCCCGCTCGGCAGCACGCACGTCCGGCCGGCGGCGCAGCAGCTCGCCCGGATCACCGATCGGCAGGGCCTTGGCGATGGCCGGCAGCGGCCGTGGCGACAGGTCCACGCTCAGCGCATCAGGACGCTGGCCGAGCAGGGTGGCGATGCGGTTGCGCGCCCGCACCTGCTGCGCCTGGAGCTGCGGCAGCGTGGCTTCGGTGGCCGCCAGGCGGGCGTCGGAGCGCAGTACGTCCAGCTCGCTGCCCATGCCGACTTCATGGCGGCGTTCGATTATGTCCCGCGACGACTGCTGGTTCTGAAGATCCGAGCGGGCGATGCTTTCGCGCAGCTGGGCGCCGCGCAGGGTGCCGTAGGCGTCGACCAGCTCGGCGATCAGGCTGACCTGCAGCTGCTGGTAATCGGCCTGGGCCACCTCGATCTGCGCCTCGCTGGCTTCCAGTTGCCGCTGAATGCGCCCGAACAGATCCAGCTCCCAGGCCATGTCCATACCGAGGTCGTAGCGTTCGGCATTGACCCGCTGCTCGGTCACGCCAGGCTGCTGCGCCTTGCCGATCTCGCTGCTGGCCCGGCTGGTTACGGTGGGCAGGCGGTCGTTGGCGACGTCATCGCGAATCGACCGGGCGGCGCGCAGACGGGCATAGGCCACGCGCAGCTCGCGGTTGTTCTGCAGCGATTGCTCGACCAGCTGGTTGAGCGTCGTGTCATCGAACTGCTGCCACCACTGCGCTTCGAAGCGGGCGGTGTCGTAGTTGCCCTGGGCCGCCTGTTGCGAGGCCGCGGGCGCCTCCTGCGGCGCCTTGTAGTCCGGGCCGACGGCGCAGGCGCTGATGGCCAGCGCCAGGACGGAGATCAGCAGCGTGCGTGGCACCAAGTGAGTCATCGAATTCATGCCTGGGCCTCCTGCAGACGGGCCTGTTGTTTACGCGCCTGGCGCTTTTCCACGAAGCCGCGAATCAGCACATAGAACACCGGGGTGAGCAGCAGGCCGAAGAAGGTTACGCCGAGCATGCCGCTGAACACCGCAACGCCCATGGCATGGCGCATTTCCGCACCAGCGCCACTGGAGATGACCAGGGGGACCACGCCCATGATGAAGGCGAAGCTGGTCATCAGGATCGGCCGCAAGCGCAGGCGGCAGGCTTCCAGCACCGCGGCGACGCGA is a genomic window containing:
- a CDS encoding efflux transporter outer membrane subunit, yielding MNSMTHLVPRTLLISVLALAISACAVGPDYKAPQEAPAASQQAAQGNYDTARFEAQWWQQFDDTTLNQLVEQSLQNNRELRVAYARLRAARSIRDDVANDRLPTVTSRASSEIGKAQQPGVTEQRVNAERYDLGMDMAWELDLFGRIQRQLEASEAQIEVAQADYQQLQVSLIAELVDAYGTLRGAQLRESIARSDLQNQQSSRDIIERRHEVGMGSELDVLRSDARLAATEATLPQLQAQQVRARNRIATLLGQRPDALSVDLSPRPLPAIAKALPIGDPGELLRRRPDVRAAERELAAATAQVGVATADLFPRVSLSGFLGFTAGRGSQLASSAARAWGVAPTISWAAFDLGSVRARLRGAEADADGALASYEQQVLLALEESENAFSDYGKRQQRLLSLVRQSEASRAAAAQAALQYREGSADFLVLLDAERERLAAEDSQAQAEVELYQGIVAIYKALGGGWQPAS